Proteins from a single region of Candidatus Syntrophosphaera sp.:
- the metK gene encoding methionine adenosyltransferase: MTALHEPQPCTKNEYVFTSESVSEGHPDKVCDQISDAILDAYLESDPRARVACETLCTKDQVVLSGEITSRRSLRSEHEAIVRKVITDIGYVHPGLGFDHNCRIKDLLHAQEKALRDNDGAGDQGLMFGYACNQTKHLMPVPIAMAHKLLQNLALLRKNGSIPHILPDAKSQVSFRYCGRKPVSLETVVISTHHLPLGKEEFAAMKDAIEQLVIKPTIAEMENDACSTFRADRYKVKINPLEEWVDGGPASDTGLTGRKIIVDTYGGWAQHGGGAFSGKDATKVDRSAAYMARHIAKSVVASGLAEECLIQFSFVIGEARPVSMMVDTFGSGEMPDTQIEKIISESFDLTVMGIIKYLALQRPVYFPTAAYGHFGRDDAIFSWEEVKTLK, from the coding sequence ATGACAGCTTTGCATGAACCCCAGCCCTGCACCAAGAACGAGTATGTGTTCACCTCGGAATCCGTTTCGGAAGGGCATCCGGACAAGGTTTGCGACCAGATCTCGGACGCCATCCTGGACGCCTATCTGGAAAGTGACCCGCGCGCCCGGGTGGCCTGCGAGACCCTTTGCACCAAGGATCAGGTGGTGCTTTCCGGAGAAATCACCTCCCGGAGAAGCCTCAGATCCGAGCATGAAGCAATCGTCCGCAAGGTGATCACTGACATCGGCTATGTGCATCCGGGGCTGGGCTTTGACCACAATTGCCGGATCAAGGACCTCCTCCACGCCCAGGAAAAAGCCCTGCGGGACAATGACGGGGCTGGCGACCAGGGCCTGATGTTCGGCTATGCCTGCAACCAGACCAAGCACCTGATGCCGGTGCCGATCGCCATGGCGCACAAGCTTTTGCAAAACCTGGCCCTGCTGCGCAAGAATGGCTCCATACCCCACATCCTGCCCGACGCCAAGTCCCAGGTGAGTTTCCGCTATTGCGGCAGGAAGCCGGTTTCGCTGGAAACTGTGGTCATTTCCACCCATCATCTGCCTTTGGGAAAGGAAGAATTCGCCGCCATGAAGGATGCGATCGAACAACTGGTGATCAAGCCCACCATCGCAGAGATGGAAAATGACGCCTGCAGCACGTTCCGGGCAGACCGCTACAAGGTGAAGATCAATCCGCTGGAGGAATGGGTGGATGGCGGTCCGGCCTCCGATACGGGCCTCACGGGCAGAAAGATCATCGTGGACACCTATGGCGGCTGGGCGCAGCACGGCGGCGGGGCCTTTTCCGGCAAGGATGCCACCAAGGTCGACCGCAGCGCGGCCTACATGGCCCGGCACATCGCCAAAAGCGTTGTAGCTTCAGGTCTGGCGGAGGAATGCCTGATCCAGTTCAGTTTCGTGATCGGCGAGGCGAGGCCGGTTTCCATGATGGTGGATACCTTTGGCAGCGGGGAAATGCCCGACACCCAGATCGAAAAGATCATCAGCGAGAGTTTTGACTTGACAGTAATGGGAATCATTAAATACCTTGCCCTGCAAAGGCCGGTGTACTTTCCCAC